The following proteins are co-located in the Salvelinus sp. IW2-2015 linkage group LG36, ASM291031v2, whole genome shotgun sequence genome:
- the LOC111959620 gene encoding solute carrier family 35 member F5 isoform X1: protein MVWVFLMNRMGSQGSTVAQRRRMALGVVILLLVDIIWVASSELTSYIFKRQEYNKPFFSTFTKTSMFVLYLLGFLLWRPWRQQCTGSLQGRHAAFFADAEAYFTPCINDTSLNDHTLSEPLYVPVKFQDLPAEHTNCAIGDCDSTSKKQRVRFSNILEVRQLPSTQALEAKLSRMSYPAAKDHESMLRTVGKLTVTDVAKISFFFCFVWFLANLSYQEALSDTQVAIVNILSSTSGLFTLILAAIFPSNSSDRFTLSKLLAVALSMGGVVLVSFSSMDSPDGKGTIGSLWSLAGAALYAVYIVMIKRKVDREDKLDIPMFFGFVGLFNLLLLWPGFLVLHYTGFEAFELPSKLVWIYILINGLIGTVLSEFLWLWGCFLTSSLIGTLALSLTIPLSIIADICMQKVRFSWLFFAGAVPVFLSFFIATLLCHYNNWDPVMVALRRVFAFICRSKHRIQRLPEDXEQCESLIPLHTVSHDDESFCS from the exons ATGGTGTGGGTGTTCCTCATGAACCGCATGGGGTCTCAGGGCAGCACAGTGGCCCAGCGGAGACGCATGGCCCTGGGGGTGGTCATCCTCCTGCTGGTGGACATCATCTGGGTGGCCTCCTCTGAGCTCACCTCA TACATATTCAAGCGGCAGGAGTACAACAAGCCCTTCTTCAGCACGTTCACCAAGACCTCCATGTTTGTGCTGTACCTGCTGGGGTTCCTGCTGTGGCGGCCATGGAGGCAGCAGTGCACGGGCAGTCTCCAGGGACGACACGCAGCCTTT TTTGCTGATGCCGAGGCCTACTTTACCCCCTGTATCAACGACACCAGTTTGAATGACCATACCCTA AGTGAACCCTTGTATGTTCCAGTGAAGTTTCAGGACCTTCCGGCTGAACATACAAACTGTGCCATTGGAGATTGTGATTCCA CCTCTAAAAAGCAACGGGTGCGCTTCAGCAACATCCTGGAGGTGCGCCAGCTCCCGTCCACACAGGCCCTGGAGGCCAAGCTGTCGCGCATGTCCTACCCCGCRGCCAAGGACCACGAGTCCATGCTCCGCACGGTGGGAAAGCTCACCGTCACCGACGTGGCCAAGATCAGCTTCTTCTTCTGCTTTGTG TGGTTCCTAGCAAACCTCTCCTACCAAGAGGCCCTGTCGGACACGCAGGTTGCCATAGTGAACATTCTGTCCTCCACTTCAG GTCTCTTCACCCTCATCCTGGCGGCCATATTTCCCAGTAATAGCAGCGACCGCTTTACTCTGTCCAAGCTCTTAGCTGTGGCTCTGAG CATGGGAGGAGTGGTTCTGGTCAGTTTCTCCAGCATGGACAGCCCTGACGGAAAAGGCACTATAG GCTCTCTGTGGTCATTGGCTGGGGCTGCTCTGTACGCAGTCTACATCGTCATGATCAAGAGGAAGGTGGACCGGGAAGACAAGCTGGACATCCCCATGTTCTTTG GGTTTGTGGGTTTGTTCAACCTGCTCCTCCTGTGGCCAGGGTTCCTTGTGCTTCACTACACAGGCTTCGAGGCCTTTGAGCTGCCCAGCAAGCTAGTGTGGATCTACATCCTCATCAACGGCCTCATCGGTACCGTGCTCTCCGAGTTCCTCTGGCTCTG GGGCTgctttctcacctcctccctaataGGCACACTGGCCCTCAGCCTCACTATCCCACTCTCCATCATAGCAGACATATGCATGCAGAAG GTGCGTTTCTCCTGGCTGTTTTTCGCTGGAGCYGTTCccgtcttcctctccttcttcatcGCCACTCTGTTATGCCACTACAACAACTGGGACCCCGTCATGGTGGCGCTACGAAGAGTGTTTGCCTTCATATGCCGCTCGAAACACCGGATTCAAAG ATTGCCAGAAGACTGRGAACAGTGTGAAAGCCTTATTCCCTTACACACGGTCTCCCATGACGATGAAAGCTTCTGCTCGTGA
- the LOC111959620 gene encoding solute carrier family 35 member F5 isoform X2: MVWVFLMNRMGSQGSTVAQRRRMALGVVILLLVDIIWVASSELTSYIFKRQEYNKPFFSTFTKTSMFVLYLLGFLLWRPWRQQCTGSLQGRHAAFFADAEAYFTPCINDTSLNDHTLSEPLYVPVKFQDLPAEHTNCAIGDCDSTSKKQRVRFSNILEVRQLPSTQALEAKLSRMSYPAAKDHESMLRTVGKLTVTDVAKISFFFCFVWFLANLSYQEALSDTQVAIVNILSSTSGLFTLILAAIFPSNSSDRFTLSKLLAVALSMGGVVLVSFSSMDSPDGKGTIGSLWSLAGAALYAVYIVMIKRKVDREDKLDIPMFFGFVGLFNLLLLWPGFLVLHYTGFEAFELPSKLVWIYILINGLIGTVLSEFLWLWGCFLTSSLIGTLALSLTIPLSIIADICMQKVRFSWLFFAGAVPVFLSFFIATLLCHYNNWDPVMVALRRVFAFICRSKHRIQR; the protein is encoded by the exons ATGGTGTGGGTGTTCCTCATGAACCGCATGGGGTCTCAGGGCAGCACAGTGGCCCAGCGGAGACGCATGGCCCTGGGGGTGGTCATCCTCCTGCTGGTGGACATCATCTGGGTGGCCTCCTCTGAGCTCACCTCA TACATATTCAAGCGGCAGGAGTACAACAAGCCCTTCTTCAGCACGTTCACCAAGACCTCCATGTTTGTGCTGTACCTGCTGGGGTTCCTGCTGTGGCGGCCATGGAGGCAGCAGTGCACGGGCAGTCTCCAGGGACGACACGCAGCCTTT TTTGCTGATGCCGAGGCCTACTTTACCCCCTGTATCAACGACACCAGTTTGAATGACCATACCCTA AGTGAACCCTTGTATGTTCCAGTGAAGTTTCAGGACCTTCCGGCTGAACATACAAACTGTGCCATTGGAGATTGTGATTCCA CCTCTAAAAAGCAACGGGTGCGCTTCAGCAACATCCTGGAGGTGCGCCAGCTCCCGTCCACACAGGCCCTGGAGGCCAAGCTGTCGCGCATGTCCTACCCCGCRGCCAAGGACCACGAGTCCATGCTCCGCACGGTGGGAAAGCTCACCGTCACCGACGTGGCCAAGATCAGCTTCTTCTTCTGCTTTGTG TGGTTCCTAGCAAACCTCTCCTACCAAGAGGCCCTGTCGGACACGCAGGTTGCCATAGTGAACATTCTGTCCTCCACTTCAG GTCTCTTCACCCTCATCCTGGCGGCCATATTTCCCAGTAATAGCAGCGACCGCTTTACTCTGTCCAAGCTCTTAGCTGTGGCTCTGAG CATGGGAGGAGTGGTTCTGGTCAGTTTCTCCAGCATGGACAGCCCTGACGGAAAAGGCACTATAG GCTCTCTGTGGTCATTGGCTGGGGCTGCTCTGTACGCAGTCTACATCGTCATGATCAAGAGGAAGGTGGACCGGGAAGACAAGCTGGACATCCCCATGTTCTTTG GGTTTGTGGGTTTGTTCAACCTGCTCCTCCTGTGGCCAGGGTTCCTTGTGCTTCACTACACAGGCTTCGAGGCCTTTGAGCTGCCCAGCAAGCTAGTGTGGATCTACATCCTCATCAACGGCCTCATCGGTACCGTGCTCTCCGAGTTCCTCTGGCTCTG GGGCTgctttctcacctcctccctaataGGCACACTGGCCCTCAGCCTCACTATCCCACTCTCCATCATAGCAGACATATGCATGCAGAAG GTGCGTTTCTCCTGGCTGTTTTTCGCTGGAGCYGTTCccgtcttcctctccttcttcatcGCCACTCTGTTATGCCACTACAACAACTGGGACCCCGTCATGGTGGCGCTACGAAGAGTGTTTGCCTTCATATGCCGCTCGAAACACCGGATTCAAAG GTAG